One window of Candidatus Nitrospira kreftii genomic DNA carries:
- a CDS encoding putative Cell shape-determining protein MreD, translated as MKTLLYMALISAIVSFQSVLLPHISLWGVKPDLGFVAVCLIGLFGGELEGLLVGLALGWAMSLFSAQDMLSAATIKGAVGFIAGLAGRQVAYLSPVVLVLGLLVISCLVGLITPFALKLSAQQNLWWALWTIVLPQAALDAIIGGAVYWLISSHFRLEQWVSEYRI; from the coding sequence GTGAAGACACTGCTCTACATGGCGCTCATTAGCGCAATTGTTTCGTTCCAGTCGGTACTGCTGCCTCACATCAGCTTGTGGGGGGTGAAGCCGGATCTCGGCTTTGTGGCAGTATGTCTCATCGGACTGTTTGGAGGGGAGCTCGAGGGATTATTGGTCGGGCTGGCTTTGGGCTGGGCGATGAGTCTATTTTCCGCCCAAGATATGCTTTCAGCGGCTACTATTAAAGGAGCGGTAGGGTTTATCGCGGGGCTCGCCGGTCGGCAGGTTGCCTATCTGAGCCCCGTTGTACTGGTGTTAGGGCTACTCGTCATCTCTTGTCTGGTTGGGCTTATCACGCCCTTCGCATTAAAGCTCAGCGCGCAACAAAATTTGTGGTGGGCTCTTTGGACCATTGTGCTGCCTCAAGCCGCTCTTGATGCAATCATCGGCGGCGCAGTCTACTGGCTGATCAGCAGTCATTTCCGCCTTGAGCAGTGGGTCTCCGAGTATCGGATCTAA
- a CDS encoding Cell shape-determining protein MreC, translating into MPSLLRMVNFRLSYNARRVALALAVMLVLGFLLLPGQLQTVFQTVGSPFGWIISWPLQAVAGVHDRIADVWSQYIALQGVEEDNRQLRREMDLLQEQNAQLRESAAATDRLAALLEFKKQALPTLVAAQVIGRDTGNWYKTIILNKGTSDGLQSDQGVITPAGVVGRIVKTTSSTAVVLLLTDPNNAIAGLIQRTRDEGIIEGTTHGVARLKYIPLLSTARPGDRVVTSGLVGGFPRGLAIGTITRIDKEDEALFQSAELSPEVDPNRVEEVLVILPSSFPTEGERLGAPKPKS; encoded by the coding sequence ATGCCATCCCTCCTGCGGATGGTCAATTTCCGCCTCTCCTACAACGCTCGGCGTGTAGCCCTCGCGCTCGCTGTCATGCTTGTCCTCGGTTTCCTCCTGTTACCTGGCCAACTCCAAACTGTGTTTCAAACGGTAGGAAGTCCATTCGGGTGGATCATCAGCTGGCCTCTTCAAGCCGTCGCCGGCGTTCATGATCGGATTGCCGACGTGTGGAGCCAGTACATAGCACTCCAGGGGGTTGAAGAAGACAACAGGCAGTTGAGAAGGGAGATGGACCTTCTACAGGAGCAAAACGCACAGCTACGAGAGTCGGCGGCAGCGACGGATCGACTCGCGGCCTTATTGGAATTCAAGAAACAAGCGCTACCGACTCTCGTCGCCGCTCAAGTGATCGGCCGTGATACCGGCAATTGGTACAAGACGATCATCCTGAACAAAGGCACATCTGATGGTCTGCAGTCGGACCAAGGCGTGATTACCCCAGCCGGAGTCGTTGGTCGGATTGTGAAGACGACCTCTTCCACCGCTGTGGTGCTGCTTCTGACGGACCCCAACAATGCGATCGCCGGTTTGATCCAGCGGACAAGAGACGAGGGCATTATTGAAGGGACCACGCACGGCGTGGCTCGGCTCAAGTACATTCCGCTGTTGTCCACTGCGAGACCCGGTGATCGGGTCGTCACGTCCGGGTTGGTCGGAGGGTTTCCACGTGGTCTGGCAATCGGCACAATCACGAGAATCGATAAAGAGGACGAAGCGCTGTTCCAATCTGCAGAACTTTCTCCTGAGGTCGATCCGAACCGCGTGGAAGAAGTACTGGTCATCCTACCCTCCTCATTTCCCACCGAGGGAGAGCGCCTTGGAGCACCGAAGCCAAAATCGTGA
- a CDS encoding hypothetical protein (conserved exported protein of unknown function): MRMSWVYVMMLISLGLVWSPPAVAEEIPSTWIGRQSVSMVVGGMLPVRVIDTQSSKLNGVAVHPSWKIALTDPIGKEWWSGSIALGVEAALLGITEPTSAYGIGFTPKLIYTFTSFGRLKPYVDGGGGPLWTNFDGRIPEQGSDFNFLVWGGAGAIYDLTAQWSLNAGLRFSHISNGGTDQPNGGLNYLLPFVGISTKIF; the protein is encoded by the coding sequence ATGCGCATGAGCTGGGTATATGTAATGATGCTAATCTCTCTGGGTTTAGTTTGGTCGCCACCAGCTGTGGCAGAGGAGATACCGTCGACATGGATTGGAAGACAGTCCGTCAGCATGGTGGTGGGAGGAATGCTGCCGGTGCGAGTCATCGATACACAGTCATCCAAGCTGAATGGAGTGGCTGTGCATCCGTCATGGAAGATTGCGTTGACTGACCCAATCGGCAAAGAGTGGTGGAGTGGCTCCATCGCTCTCGGAGTGGAAGCGGCGCTCTTAGGGATTACGGAACCGACCAGCGCATACGGTATCGGATTCACACCAAAATTGATCTATACGTTTACCTCGTTCGGTCGCCTGAAGCCTTATGTCGACGGTGGCGGCGGCCCACTCTGGACAAATTTCGACGGGCGCATTCCTGAACAAGGATCAGATTTCAATTTTCTGGTCTGGGGAGGTGCAGGCGCAATCTATGACCTCACAGCGCAATGGTCGCTGAACGCGGGACTTCGCTTCAGTCATATCTCTAATGGAGGCACCGATCAGCCGAACGGTGGACTCAATTACCTCCTGCCTTTTGTCGGAATCTCCACAAAGATTTTTTGA
- a CDS encoding DNA topoisomerase 1, producing the protein MGKSLIIVESPTKARTITKYLGRGYTVMASVGHIKDLPTSKLGVDLENDFEPQYVTIKGKSKVLAEIKKKAEGADKIFLAPDPDREGEAIAWHLEQELLGKSKKKKKDGKIFRVLFNEITESAIKRALQSPGEIDMKLVNAQQARRILDRIVGYQGSQLLWNKVRRGLSMGRVQSVAMRLICEREAEREAFRAEEYWSITALLAGANPPSFEAKLHSINGEDASIENGEQAGRVVADIQGKTFVVQSIERREKKRNPVAPFITSRLQQEAARKLHFSPKKTMTLAQQLYEGIEIGAEGATGLITYMRTDSPRISNEAMTDAREVIQSRFGANYLPGTPNVYKTSKAAQEAHEAIRPTSAARDPESIRQYLDHDQYNLYKLIWNRFIASQMVPAILDVTRIDSAPVGTKERYIFRSTGTVVKFPGHTIVYLEGVDKELPSQKPKADQEADDDERQLPTLAEGESLRLIEQEGQTVPGMLSKQHFTQPPPRYNEALLIKELEEKGIGRPSTYAAIISTIQDRKYVEKTEGRLVPTETGKTVNDFLLKGFPELINVDFTSQLEEQLDEVEEGNKQWVTAVRDFYTPFTREMERAKTIPGPKDIVEPPTNIPCEKCGRMLEIKWGRNGKFLACPAYKDDPPCKNTQNFEKLPDGTIKIVPKEEITTDQVCDKCGSPMVVKTGRFGKFIACSAYPQCKTTKPLALGVKCPQPDCGGDLVQKRTKKGRSFFACSNYPKCEYALWDRPVPKACPTCQAPFLVEKVSKQDGRSVQCRNEECGYREAG; encoded by the coding sequence ATGGGAAAATCGTTAATCATCGTTGAGTCGCCGACGAAGGCGAGAACTATCACCAAGTATCTGGGCCGTGGCTATACGGTGATGGCGTCGGTGGGCCATATCAAAGATTTACCGACGAGCAAGTTAGGCGTCGATCTCGAAAACGATTTCGAACCGCAGTACGTCACGATCAAAGGCAAGTCGAAGGTGTTGGCTGAGATTAAGAAGAAGGCAGAAGGGGCGGACAAGATATTCCTGGCGCCCGACCCTGATCGTGAAGGCGAAGCAATTGCCTGGCATCTTGAGCAAGAGCTGCTCGGAAAATCAAAAAAGAAAAAGAAAGACGGCAAGATCTTTCGGGTTTTGTTCAACGAGATCACCGAGTCTGCTATCAAGCGGGCATTGCAGTCGCCCGGTGAGATCGACATGAAGTTGGTCAATGCCCAGCAGGCTCGCCGAATCTTGGACCGCATCGTCGGCTATCAAGGGAGCCAGTTGCTCTGGAACAAGGTTCGTCGAGGACTCAGCATGGGGCGTGTGCAATCAGTTGCCATGCGGTTAATTTGCGAACGAGAAGCAGAACGCGAGGCATTCCGGGCTGAAGAGTACTGGTCGATTACCGCGCTGCTCGCCGGGGCCAATCCGCCGTCGTTCGAAGCCAAGCTCCACAGTATCAACGGCGAGGATGCGTCGATTGAGAACGGCGAGCAGGCGGGTCGAGTCGTCGCTGATATTCAGGGGAAGACCTTCGTCGTCCAGTCGATTGAGCGCCGCGAGAAAAAGCGGAACCCCGTCGCTCCGTTCATTACCAGCCGTCTGCAGCAGGAAGCCGCACGGAAACTGCACTTTTCGCCAAAGAAAACCATGACGCTTGCGCAGCAGCTCTACGAAGGGATTGAAATCGGCGCCGAAGGGGCGACTGGTCTGATCACCTATATGAGAACCGATTCGCCTCGTATTTCCAACGAGGCGATGACCGATGCGCGCGAGGTGATTCAGTCGCGATTCGGAGCGAACTATCTCCCAGGGACACCGAATGTCTACAAGACGTCGAAGGCGGCGCAGGAGGCCCATGAGGCGATTCGGCCAACTTCGGCGGCGCGTGACCCCGAATCAATTCGTCAATATTTGGATCATGATCAATACAATCTCTATAAGTTGATTTGGAATCGCTTCATTGCCTCGCAGATGGTGCCGGCCATTTTGGACGTGACACGGATCGATTCAGCTCCGGTTGGAACGAAGGAGCGCTATATCTTTCGCTCGACAGGAACCGTCGTGAAGTTTCCTGGCCATACCATTGTGTATCTGGAAGGCGTTGATAAAGAGTTGCCGTCGCAGAAGCCTAAGGCGGACCAGGAGGCGGATGACGACGAGCGTCAGCTGCCGACATTAGCTGAGGGCGAATCGTTACGGTTGATCGAGCAGGAGGGGCAAACGGTTCCCGGGATGTTGTCCAAACAACATTTCACGCAGCCTCCACCGCGATACAACGAAGCGCTCCTGATCAAAGAGCTGGAGGAAAAAGGTATCGGGCGGCCTTCGACCTACGCCGCGATCATCTCCACGATCCAGGATCGGAAGTATGTCGAAAAGACAGAAGGGCGATTGGTTCCGACTGAAACGGGGAAAACCGTCAATGATTTCTTGTTGAAAGGATTCCCTGAACTCATCAACGTGGATTTCACCTCGCAGCTCGAAGAACAACTGGACGAAGTAGAAGAGGGAAACAAGCAGTGGGTCACGGCGGTGCGTGACTTCTACACACCGTTCACCAGAGAAATGGAACGAGCGAAGACCATTCCTGGTCCCAAAGATATTGTCGAACCCCCGACCAACATTCCCTGTGAGAAGTGCGGCCGGATGTTGGAGATCAAGTGGGGACGAAACGGAAAATTCCTCGCCTGCCCCGCATACAAAGATGATCCTCCCTGCAAGAATACGCAGAACTTCGAGAAGCTGCCGGATGGGACGATCAAAATCGTCCCCAAAGAGGAAATCACCACCGATCAAGTTTGTGATAAATGCGGTAGTCCGATGGTGGTGAAAACCGGACGCTTCGGCAAGTTTATCGCCTGTTCCGCCTACCCGCAGTGTAAGACCACTAAACCGTTGGCCCTGGGTGTGAAGTGCCCGCAGCCTGACTGTGGGGGCGACCTCGTCCAGAAACGGACCAAGAAGGGGCGTTCGTTCTTTGCCTGCAGCAACTATCCCAAGTGCGAGTATGCGTTGTGGGATCGTCCCGTTCCGAAGGCCTGTCCTACGTGCCAGGCTCCGTTCCTCGTCGAGAAAGTCAGCAAGCAAGACGGCCGGAGCGTGCAATGCCGCAATGAAGAGTGTGGCTACCGCGAAGCAGGGTGA
- a CDS encoding Penicillin-binding protein 2, with product MVSTNYPETEFGDLHRRLLGLRVGLLLVVGLLGLRLWHLQILEGPYYRDLSENNRTRQVLLEPARGLIYDRNGILLANNVPSFSLYVTLEDVKDREALIRQLTELLGLDPAVVRKKLETKGSKLLPRKIKDRMTLRDATLVESRRLDMPGVMIQVESQRNYPGGLIAAHILGYVGEISADQLEKPEFGDLHQGSIVGQYGIEKSYDRHMRGMAGQKNVEVDAVGHVKRAAVVEKPEAGNDLYLTIDARLQKLAEDLLGGEQGAIVALDPNNGDILAMASRPAFDPNILSRELTAKQWVEIVQDEGRPLNNRASQGQYPPGSTFKIPMAVAALETKTMSPSSTIHCTGGYQFGKRLYRDWKVGGHGYVDLHEALVHSCDVYFYSVGQRMGIDVIAEFGKDFGLGRATGVELPSERSGIMPSTAWKQKVKRESWLPGETISAAIGQGFVTVTPLQMASMMATVANDGVNYRPRLVHAVMDRATGNLQELPAVPRGKINAKPETFRIIKDALADVVTKGTATRAKSSMVTIGGKTGTAQVAALRPGPEENIPKKFRDHAWFVAFAPVQSPKIAVVVLAEHMGHGGAAAAPLAKEIIETYMKLNPQAPVVLSELSGRNRSDGEPFKDL from the coding sequence ATGGTATCGACGAATTATCCCGAGACGGAGTTTGGCGACCTCCATCGTAGGCTTTTAGGGCTGCGTGTGGGGCTGTTGTTGGTAGTGGGGTTATTGGGCCTTCGCCTCTGGCATCTGCAAATTTTGGAGGGGCCGTATTATCGAGATTTATCGGAAAACAATCGCACCAGGCAGGTCTTACTTGAGCCGGCTCGTGGTCTGATCTATGACCGGAATGGCATTCTTCTTGCCAATAATGTGCCGAGCTTCAGTCTGTATGTGACGTTGGAAGACGTAAAGGATCGCGAAGCCTTGATTCGCCAGCTTACTGAACTGCTGGGTTTGGACCCCGCTGTTGTGAGAAAAAAATTGGAGACAAAGGGGAGCAAGCTGCTTCCACGAAAAATCAAAGACCGGATGACCCTGCGCGATGCCACGCTCGTTGAATCTCGCCGACTAGACATGCCCGGCGTCATGATTCAGGTCGAGTCGCAGCGCAACTATCCGGGCGGTCTGATTGCAGCGCATATTCTGGGGTATGTGGGAGAAATTTCAGCGGATCAACTTGAGAAACCGGAATTTGGCGATCTCCACCAAGGCAGCATTGTGGGGCAATATGGGATTGAAAAATCCTATGATCGGCATATGCGAGGCATGGCAGGCCAAAAGAATGTAGAAGTCGACGCAGTGGGTCACGTAAAGAGAGCTGCGGTGGTCGAGAAGCCTGAGGCGGGAAACGACCTCTATCTTACGATCGACGCGCGGCTCCAAAAGCTTGCAGAAGATCTGCTGGGTGGAGAACAAGGCGCCATCGTCGCGCTCGATCCGAACAACGGTGACATCCTGGCCATGGCCAGTCGGCCGGCCTTCGATCCCAACATCCTGTCGCGAGAACTAACCGCAAAACAATGGGTTGAAATCGTGCAGGACGAAGGGCGTCCACTGAATAACCGTGCGTCACAAGGGCAGTATCCCCCTGGTTCTACTTTTAAGATCCCAATGGCTGTCGCAGCCCTAGAAACCAAGACCATGTCACCGTCTAGTACGATTCATTGTACCGGTGGCTATCAGTTCGGCAAGCGACTCTATCGGGACTGGAAGGTCGGCGGGCACGGATATGTCGATCTACACGAGGCCCTAGTCCATTCCTGCGACGTATACTTTTATTCAGTCGGTCAGCGTATGGGTATCGATGTGATAGCGGAATTTGGAAAAGACTTTGGGCTTGGACGGGCAACGGGTGTGGAGTTACCGTCTGAACGATCCGGGATCATGCCGTCTACTGCCTGGAAGCAGAAGGTCAAACGCGAATCTTGGCTGCCTGGCGAGACCATTTCGGCGGCCATCGGACAGGGCTTTGTGACGGTGACACCGTTACAGATGGCCAGCATGATGGCCACCGTCGCCAACGATGGTGTCAATTATCGTCCCCGTCTGGTGCACGCCGTCATGGATCGAGCGACGGGGAATCTCCAAGAATTACCGGCCGTGCCTCGTGGGAAAATCAACGCGAAACCGGAAACGTTCCGTATCATCAAGGATGCCCTGGCTGACGTCGTCACGAAGGGAACCGCGACACGAGCAAAGTCATCCATGGTGACGATCGGCGGGAAGACGGGGACGGCGCAGGTGGCGGCGCTCCGACCGGGGCCTGAGGAAAATATTCCCAAGAAGTTTCGCGATCACGCTTGGTTCGTAGCCTTCGCGCCGGTGCAATCGCCTAAAATTGCTGTGGTGGTGTTGGCTGAACATATGGGACATGGCGGGGCCGCAGCGGCGCCGCTCGCAAAAGAAATTATTGAAACGTATATGAAACTGAACCCACAGGCTCCTGTTGTCCTATCGGAATTGTCCGGTAGGAATCGATCCGATGGGGAGCCTTTTAAAGATTTATGA
- a CDS encoding Peptidoglycan glycosyltransferase RodA, with product MIDRLTEHRGLDGFDMRYGSLILAILAIGVLSIYSVTQGQHNGLTPYYLKQLMWIGLGAAAFMIMWASDYHHLARFAYPAYAFILLMLILVLFEGRTSKGAQRWLALGPFGFQPSEFAKLILILVLAHYYSKAPRVGWLQRVIVPGILVLPGLLLILKQPDLGSGLSFVAIYAAMLLMVGVRSQAIGFILLFGIMLFPFAWEGVWGSLHDYQRQRIMAFVDPGYDPGGKGYHALQSRIAIGSGQLLGKGLHGGTQSQLKFLPEGHTDFVFAVFAEEWGFLGVLILLGLFVGLIWLSLEIASKAKDQLGALLAVGIVAMLCFCVVVNIGMTAGMFPIVGIPLPLVSYGGSATIMTMASLGLLLNVKRKRLSLFY from the coding sequence ATGATTGATCGATTGACTGAGCATCGCGGTCTCGACGGCTTCGATATGCGCTATGGGAGCTTGATTCTCGCTATTCTGGCGATTGGAGTGTTGTCAATCTATAGTGTGACGCAGGGACAGCACAATGGGCTCACCCCTTATTATCTCAAACAGTTGATGTGGATCGGATTGGGTGCGGCGGCCTTCATGATCATGTGGGCGTCGGACTACCACCATCTTGCCCGGTTTGCGTATCCAGCCTATGCATTTATTCTGTTGATGTTGATCTTGGTTCTCTTCGAAGGGCGAACAAGTAAAGGGGCACAACGATGGCTCGCGTTGGGCCCATTTGGTTTCCAGCCTTCTGAGTTCGCCAAGCTTATTCTCATATTGGTCTTGGCGCACTATTACTCGAAGGCCCCTCGTGTTGGTTGGCTGCAGCGCGTCATCGTGCCGGGAATTTTGGTATTGCCTGGTCTGCTCCTCATCCTGAAGCAACCGGATCTGGGGAGCGGTTTGAGCTTCGTGGCGATCTACGCAGCGATGCTTCTCATGGTAGGGGTTCGCTCACAAGCCATTGGATTTATTCTATTGTTTGGGATTATGCTCTTCCCATTTGCCTGGGAAGGAGTCTGGGGGTCCTTGCATGATTATCAGCGACAGCGCATTATGGCGTTCGTCGACCCTGGTTATGACCCGGGTGGAAAAGGCTATCATGCCCTGCAATCAAGGATCGCCATCGGTTCTGGTCAGCTCTTGGGCAAAGGACTCCATGGCGGGACGCAGAGCCAGCTCAAGTTTTTGCCGGAGGGTCATACCGATTTCGTGTTTGCCGTCTTCGCCGAAGAATGGGGATTTCTGGGTGTCCTGATCCTTCTGGGGCTGTTTGTGGGATTGATCTGGCTCTCGTTGGAGATTGCGTCCAAAGCGAAAGATCAGCTTGGTGCCTTGCTTGCTGTCGGAATCGTGGCGATGCTCTGTTTCTGTGTCGTGGTCAATATTGGGATGACGGCTGGAATGTTTCCGATCGTCGGCATACCCTTGCCCTTGGTGAGTTACGGTGGAAGCGCTACGATCATGACTATGGCATCGTTAGGCTTACTGTTGAATGTCAAACGGAAGAGACTGAGCTTGTTTTATTGA
- a CDS encoding Ribonuclease G yields the protein MGVEIAITVAREETRVAVLDGGVVTDLFGDRAKHKDFVGNIYKGRVAKVLPGMQAAFVDIGLEKAAFMHVSDLLEDAEPGDMLVEAEEDEKDSDMLRPKRQSAKPIEQILSEGQELMVQISKGPIGTKGSRVTTYVSLPGRYLVFMPTVDHIGVSRRIPRDEERARLKEIMRRVRRQGCGYIVRTVSEGVKEDELKSDVDFLHVLWQDVLTKREQLPAPALLHSDLSLSFRVVRDLFGKKVDRLWIDSRGEYEAIRGFVQRFSPEQTARIHFYDKEEPLFDHLGVEQEIVRALSRKVWLKSGGYLVIDHTEAMTVIDVNTGRFVGKRDQEETIVRNNLEAAKEVAYQLKLRGIGGIIIVDFIDMEREKNRDRVYHALVDAMASDKARTRISRISDLGLIEISRERVREDLLRSLSEPCRYCEGRGYTKSPTTVAYEIFREIRRIEPTSDQQRIVVGAHPTVAELLQDEERNGIEVLERDCSAKIIVTPDSQLHLEQYDLVVL from the coding sequence ATGGGAGTTGAAATTGCGATAACAGTCGCGCGCGAAGAAACTCGCGTGGCGGTCCTCGACGGAGGGGTGGTCACCGATTTGTTTGGAGACCGCGCCAAGCATAAGGATTTTGTTGGAAATATTTATAAGGGACGAGTCGCCAAGGTGTTGCCGGGGATGCAGGCTGCATTCGTGGATATTGGTCTGGAAAAAGCGGCGTTCATGCACGTCTCTGATCTGCTGGAGGATGCAGAACCGGGCGATATGCTGGTTGAGGCGGAAGAAGATGAAAAAGATTCGGACATGCTCAGACCCAAGCGTCAGAGCGCCAAGCCGATCGAGCAAATTCTGAGTGAGGGCCAGGAACTGATGGTGCAGATTTCAAAGGGGCCGATCGGCACCAAGGGATCCAGAGTGACGACCTACGTCTCGCTGCCGGGACGCTACCTCGTCTTCATGCCGACCGTCGACCATATCGGAGTGTCGCGACGCATTCCGCGCGATGAAGAACGGGCCAGGTTGAAGGAGATCATGCGGCGCGTTCGGCGCCAGGGCTGTGGCTATATCGTGCGGACAGTCAGCGAAGGCGTCAAAGAGGATGAACTCAAATCCGATGTCGATTTTCTGCACGTGCTGTGGCAGGACGTGTTGACAAAGCGGGAACAATTACCGGCTCCTGCGTTGCTGCATTCTGACTTGAGCCTCAGTTTCCGGGTGGTGCGGGACTTGTTCGGAAAGAAAGTTGATCGACTCTGGATCGATTCGCGGGGGGAATACGAAGCTATTCGTGGGTTCGTGCAGCGCTTTTCTCCCGAACAAACAGCACGGATTCATTTCTACGACAAGGAAGAGCCATTGTTCGATCATCTGGGAGTTGAACAGGAAATTGTGCGCGCCTTGAGCCGGAAAGTGTGGCTCAAGTCGGGTGGCTATCTGGTCATCGATCATACCGAGGCCATGACCGTGATCGACGTCAATACGGGACGCTTTGTCGGGAAGCGCGATCAAGAAGAGACCATCGTGCGCAATAATCTGGAGGCGGCGAAGGAAGTTGCCTATCAGCTTAAGTTGCGCGGAATCGGCGGCATTATCATCGTCGATTTTATCGATATGGAACGTGAGAAAAATCGAGATCGTGTCTATCATGCGCTGGTGGATGCCATGGCGTCAGACAAGGCACGGACGAGGATCTCCAGAATCTCGGATCTCGGCTTGATCGAGATTTCTCGCGAGCGTGTTCGGGAGGACCTCTTGCGCTCGCTGTCAGAGCCTTGCCGCTACTGCGAAGGTCGCGGATATACGAAGTCTCCGACCACCGTGGCGTACGAAATCTTTCGGGAGATCAGGCGGATTGAACCCACTTCAGATCAACAACGCATCGTTGTGGGAGCCCATCCGACGGTGGCGGAGTTGCTGCAAGATGAAGAGCGCAATGGAATTGAAGTCTTGGAACGAGATTGTTCGGCAAAGATCATCGTCACTCCGGATAGTCAGTTACATCTTGAGCAATACGATCTGGTCGTTCTTTAG
- a CDS encoding hypothetical protein (conserved protein of unknown function), which produces MDTASLTAWLTLQAIDGVGDRTLVKLIQAFGSAETTLAAPADELIRVGCSLEMAESIRRGPDANIRRQIDHQVKIAERLDIRTLTVFDPSYPPRLRAIPDPPPLLYMSGTFTPQDDVAIAIVGGRRATASGRILTEEIAKDLSERGITVVSGLARGIDAAAHRGAVAGKGRTIAVLGCGIDRTYPSEHQALRRSIESHGVVISELAIGAAPHSHHFPRRNRIISGLALGVLVSEAATNSGSLITAKLALEQGREVFAVPGSIKEEGCRGSNRLIKEGAKLIEGAQDILDEILPQIDARQRALMHLEALPLEAQATLRQDDLVVYEALSYEARSVDAVIEQTGLSAAQVSATLLSLELGGRIRQLPGQQYIRL; this is translated from the coding sequence ATGGATACAGCATCATTGACTGCGTGGCTCACGCTCCAAGCTATTGACGGTGTCGGAGACCGCACGCTTGTTAAGCTGATTCAAGCGTTTGGTTCAGCCGAGACCACTCTTGCGGCACCCGCGGATGAGTTGATTCGCGTCGGCTGCAGCCTGGAAATGGCTGAGTCCATTCGGCGAGGCCCCGATGCGAATATCCGTCGGCAGATTGATCACCAAGTGAAGATCGCAGAACGCCTCGACATCCGAACACTCACGGTGTTTGATCCATCCTATCCACCTCGTCTGAGGGCCATTCCTGATCCGCCGCCGTTGTTGTACATGAGCGGAACGTTTACTCCACAGGACGACGTGGCCATTGCGATTGTGGGTGGCCGACGGGCGACCGCTTCCGGTAGGATTCTCACCGAGGAGATTGCCAAAGACCTGTCGGAGCGCGGTATCACCGTCGTCAGTGGCTTAGCGCGAGGCATTGATGCTGCGGCGCATCGAGGAGCGGTGGCTGGGAAAGGACGTACGATTGCCGTGCTGGGGTGCGGCATCGACCGAACCTACCCTTCGGAACATCAGGCACTACGTCGGAGCATCGAGTCGCATGGGGTCGTCATCTCGGAGCTGGCGATCGGTGCGGCACCCCACAGTCATCACTTTCCACGAAGGAATCGGATCATTAGCGGGCTTGCGTTGGGTGTGCTGGTGAGCGAAGCCGCAACCAACAGCGGCTCGCTCATTACGGCGAAGCTTGCGTTAGAACAGGGTCGCGAGGTGTTCGCCGTCCCAGGGTCGATTAAGGAGGAAGGGTGCCGAGGATCGAATCGCCTGATCAAAGAGGGAGCGAAGCTTATCGAGGGAGCGCAAGATATTCTCGATGAGATTCTTCCGCAAATCGATGCGCGTCAACGGGCTCTGATGCACCTTGAGGCGCTACCGCTCGAAGCGCAGGCAACCCTCAGGCAAGACGATTTGGTGGTGTACGAGGCCCTGTCGTATGAGGCTCGATCAGTTGATGCCGTCATTGAGCAAACGGGGTTGAGCGCCGCGCAAGTGTCGGCGACGCTGCTGTCGTTGGAATTGGGCGGACGGATTCGTCAGTTGCCTGGGCAGCAATACATTCGTCTTTAG